In the genome of Abditibacteriota bacterium, one region contains:
- a CDS encoding polysaccharide biosynthesis C-terminal domain-containing protein has product MSIQLSDHFTYGKLLRFTFPTVVMMMFTSVYEVVDGFFVSNYAGKIAFAAINFITPALMILGTVGFIFGAGGSALVAKTLGEGKPDKANSIFSLLVYTAFAVETVLAGVGFFIMRPVAEMLGAEGRLLDSSLLYARIILISMPFFALQVMFHNFFTTAAKPRMGFLVTVIAGVTNMVLDAVLVIGLPYEYKLAGAAVATVTAQLTGGLIPVFYFARKNDSNLRLGRAEFDTVALRRAFTNGISEFVSSISMSLVGMLYNLQLLRYAGENGMASFGVIMYVSWIFGSAFVGYSIGCESLVGYHFGAQNKPELRNLLSKSLALIAISGACMCAFAEIFAPLLAKVFVGYDSGLMDMTIHGFRIVAVSFVFMGFGMYVSGFFTGLNDGVTSAIISFVRTMVFECGAILLLPRLLGLEGVWASLVTGELMSVTLGFLFLAIKSKKFGYG; this is encoded by the coding sequence ATGTCTATTCAGCTTTCGGATCATTTCACCTACGGCAAGCTTCTCAGATTCACCTTCCCCACGGTGGTGATGATGATGTTCACGTCGGTGTATGAAGTGGTGGACGGCTTTTTCGTCTCCAACTATGCCGGCAAGATCGCCTTTGCCGCCATCAACTTCATCACCCCGGCCCTGATGATACTGGGCACGGTAGGGTTCATATTCGGAGCGGGAGGCTCGGCGCTGGTGGCCAAGACTCTGGGGGAAGGCAAGCCGGACAAGGCCAACAGCATCTTTTCCCTGTTGGTATACACCGCCTTTGCGGTGGAGACGGTCCTGGCGGGGGTCGGTTTTTTCATCATGCGTCCCGTTGCGGAAATGCTGGGAGCCGAAGGCCGGCTCCTGGACAGCAGCCTTCTCTATGCGCGCATCATCCTGATCTCCATGCCCTTCTTTGCCCTGCAGGTCATGTTTCACAACTTCTTCACCACCGCAGCCAAGCCCCGCATGGGTTTTCTGGTGACGGTGATCGCGGGAGTCACCAACATGGTGCTGGACGCCGTGCTGGTCATAGGGCTGCCTTACGAATACAAGCTGGCCGGAGCAGCCGTTGCCACTGTGACAGCCCAATTGACAGGGGGACTGATACCCGTCTTTTATTTTGCCCGCAAAAACGACAGCAACCTGCGCCTGGGCAGGGCGGAGTTTGACACAGTGGCTCTCCGCAGGGCCTTTACCAACGGCATTTCCGAATTCGTGAGCAGTATATCCATGTCCTTGGTGGGCATGCTATACAACCTGCAGCTTCTGAGATACGCCGGCGAAAACGGCATGGCTTCCTTTGGGGTGATCATGTATGTGAGCTGGATATTCGGCTCTGCGTTTGTGGGGTATTCCATCGGCTGCGAATCATTGGTGGGCTACCATTTCGGAGCGCAGAACAAACCGGAGCTCAGGAATCTGCTCTCCAAAAGCCTCGCTCTTATAGCCATCTCAGGAGCTTGTATGTGCGCCTTCGCCGAGATCTTCGCTCCCCTGCTGGCCAAAGTGTTTGTGGGCTATGACTCCGGGCTCATGGATATGACTATCCACGGCTTCAGGATAGTGGCCGTATCCTTTGTGTTTATGGGCTTTGGCATGTACGTATCGGGATTCTTTACCGGCCTCAACGACGGAGTCACCTCCGCCATCATCTCCTTTGTGAGGACCATGGTATTCGAATGCGGCGCCATACTCCTCCTGCCCCGGCTCCTGGGTCTGGAAGGGGTGTGGGCGTCCCTGGTGACAGGAGAGCTCATGAGCGTGACTCTGGGCTTTTTGTTTCTGGCAATAAAAAGCAAAAAATTCGGCTACGGCTGA
- a CDS encoding Cof-type HAD-IIB family hydrolase encodes MIKAAFFDLDGTVLSHSTGSVPAGARRALEQLRAGGIKTYLSTGRHISEILRLPVADVHFDGYVTLNGHICLDEHRRKLFGLPFPRETADALVDIFQAHRLPLVLVEESGLTLNFVNDTVKRAMKSVSTPVPGIAEYKGDPVYQACAFVPREEDDRIRAMLPPNCHLARWNDNGIDVIPEGGGKTVGIRYFIQKEGILPEECIAFGDAENDMDMLAFCGIGVAMGNAQDKVKEIADWVTTDIDDDGIANALRHYGLI; translated from the coding sequence ATGATCAAAGCGGCTTTTTTTGACCTGGACGGCACAGTGCTGTCGCACAGCACCGGGTCCGTGCCCGCCGGCGCCCGGAGAGCTCTGGAGCAGCTGAGAGCCGGAGGCATCAAGACCTATCTCTCCACCGGCCGTCACATCAGTGAGATACTGCGGCTGCCGGTGGCGGACGTCCATTTTGACGGCTACGTGACCCTCAACGGCCATATATGTCTGGACGAACACAGACGCAAGCTCTTCGGGCTTCCTTTCCCCCGGGAGACCGCCGACGCCCTTGTTGACATATTTCAGGCACACCGGCTGCCTCTGGTGCTGGTGGAAGAGAGCGGCCTCACCCTGAACTTTGTCAACGACACGGTAAAGAGAGCCATGAAATCCGTGTCCACTCCCGTCCCCGGCATTGCCGAATACAAAGGGGACCCGGTGTATCAGGCCTGCGCTTTCGTGCCCCGGGAGGAGGATGACCGCATCCGGGCCATGCTCCCTCCGAACTGCCATCTGGCCAGATGGAACGACAACGGGATAGACGTGATACCCGAAGGGGGCGGAAAGACGGTGGGCATCCGGTATTTTATCCAAAAGGAAGGTATCCTGCCGGAGGAATGCATAGCCTTTGGCGACGCGGAAAACGATATGGATATGCTCGCCTTCTGCGGAATAGGAGTAGCCATGGGCAACGCCCAGGACAAGGTGAAGGAGATCGCCGACTGGGTGACCACAGACATCGACGACGACGGGATAGCAAACGCTCTCAGACACTACGGCCTGATATAA
- a CDS encoding protein-ADP-ribose hydrolase, with amino-acid sequence MSKYMTQEQRLDLLVKEFMADAGEYKGLQVPDDTEGKRRMLRSLMNVRMPRELPRRVLDLQDEYLTRRAEEKGIVRLSDIPVIRDGLSVWQGDITRLAADAIVNAANSQMLGCFVPLHSCIDNCIHTFAGVQLRAECDRRMEQLRIKYGRDHEQPTAVPMLTDAYNLPAKKVIHVVGPVVRDRLTPSLEKDLADCYRNTLDVCLENGLKSVAFCCISTGVFRFPNRRAAEIAVAAVRDWLSVCPEKMERVVFNVFKDEDRKYYEELVP; translated from the coding sequence ATGAGTAAATATATGACACAGGAACAGCGGCTGGATCTTCTTGTGAAAGAATTCATGGCTGATGCCGGCGAATACAAGGGATTGCAGGTCCCGGATGATACGGAAGGCAAGCGGCGCATGCTGCGGTCTCTGATGAACGTCCGTATGCCGCGCGAACTGCCCCGGCGCGTCCTGGATCTGCAGGACGAATACCTGACCCGGCGGGCAGAAGAAAAGGGGATCGTCCGGCTTTCGGACATACCGGTCATCCGGGACGGACTTTCCGTCTGGCAGGGAGATATAACAAGGCTGGCAGCCGACGCTATCGTCAACGCCGCCAATTCGCAGATGCTGGGATGCTTTGTGCCTCTGCACTCCTGCATAGACAACTGCATCCATACCTTTGCGGGGGTACAGCTCCGCGCGGAGTGCGATCGCCGGATGGAGCAGTTACGAATCAAATACGGCAGAGATCATGAGCAGCCGACCGCTGTCCCCATGCTGACGGACGCCTACAACCTGCCGGCAAAGAAAGTGATCCATGTCGTGGGGCCTGTCGTTCGGGATCGTCTGACTCCCTCTCTGGAAAAAGACCTTGCCGACTGTTATCGCAACACGCTGGACGTGTGTCTTGAGAACGGCCTGAAGAGTGTGGCCTTCTGCTGCATTTCCACAGGAGTTTTTCGCTTTCCGAACCGGCGAGCTGCGGAGATCGCGGTCGCTGCGGTCAGAGATTGGCTGTCAGTCTGCCCGGAAAAAATGGAAAGGGTGGTTTTTAATGTTTTTAAAGACGAAGACAGAAAATATTACGAAGAGCTTGTACCGTGA
- a CDS encoding 4Fe-4S binding protein — MKSEEYLSCIVENIHTVVVATVDDDGLPVTAAIDMMDSDENGLYFLTAKGKGFYDRLKKRGFLAFTAVKGEDTLSSVAVSVRGKARELGPGRIPDLFAKNPYMNEIYPASASRETLTVFMIYEGSGEWFDLSKKPIERISFTFGGAQDKAEGYFITNACVGCRSCMEVCPQQCIDAENIPLVINQVNCLHCGNCMRVCPAGAVERR, encoded by the coding sequence ATGAAATCCGAAGAATACCTGTCCTGCATTGTGGAGAACATTCATACCGTGGTCGTGGCTACGGTGGACGATGACGGGTTGCCGGTCACGGCAGCCATTGACATGATGGACAGCGATGAGAATGGTCTGTATTTTCTGACGGCAAAAGGCAAGGGTTTTTATGACCGGCTGAAGAAACGAGGCTTTCTTGCCTTTACTGCTGTAAAGGGTGAAGACACCCTGTCGAGCGTTGCAGTTTCGGTGCGCGGGAAAGCGCGTGAACTGGGGCCCGGCAGGATCCCCGATCTGTTTGCGAAGAATCCGTACATGAACGAAATATATCCTGCCTCCGCATCAAGGGAGACGCTGACGGTATTCATGATATACGAGGGCAGCGGAGAATGGTTCGACCTGTCCAAAAAGCCCATAGAAAGAATATCCTTCACGTTTGGAGGAGCTCAGGATAAGGCTGAGGGATACTTCATCACAAACGCCTGCGTCGGATGCCGGTCCTGTATGGAGGTGTGCCCCCAACAATGCATTGATGCGGAAAATATACCGCTGGTCATCAATCAGGTCAATTGTCTGCATTGCGGGAACTGTATGAGGGTCTGTCCTGCGGGAGCCGTGGAAAGAAGGTGA